A genomic stretch from Seriola aureovittata isolate HTS-2021-v1 ecotype China chromosome 13, ASM2101889v1, whole genome shotgun sequence includes:
- the numb gene encoding protein numb homolog isoform X5, with protein sequence MNKLRQSFRRKKDVYVPESSRPHQWQTDEEAVRSGKCSFAVKYLGHVEVEESRGMHICEDAVKRLKTDRKFFKGFFAKAGKKPVRAVLWVSADGLRVVDDKTKDLILDQTIEKVSFCAPDRNFERAFSYICRDGTTRRWICHCFMAIKDSGERLSHAVGCAFAACLERKQKREKECGVTATFDANRTTFTREGSFRVTTATEAAEREEVMRQLQDAKKAETDVKVAGNSATSVTNSSAHQTGGSPSPSSSPPLSVSALGPQAIPRRHAPAEALARQGSFRGFPALSQKTSPFKRQLSLRMNELPSTMQRKSDFPMKNTVPEVEGEGDSISSLCTQITTAFSGPPEDPFSSAPMPKPASSPQSPVAPGSDWSSPTPVIVVPPSSSPAIPSHKRTPSEADRWLDEVTKSVRAPQPNPIMAAASPPTQQFTAPVPIPVAPVPSVPFMSSLPPAVPMLPPRQPAFHAQAPASYPVSNGLPFPQPSVPVVGITPSQMVANVFGSATQPQPFPVPASTTPQHDVQAVGSVSPFIKPPQSAVMNPVHLQPSNGSVTFNGADSWAAPSQLAPSSPASQPPPQQQEDAFEAQWAALESRSRQRTTPSPTNPFSTELHKTFEIQL encoded by the exons ATGAATAAGCTACGGCAGAGCTTCCGCCGGAAGAAAGACGTCTACGTGCCGGAGTCCAGTCGGCCGCACCAGTGGCAGACAGACGAGGAGGCGGTCCGCAGCGGCAAATGCAGCTTTGCAGTCAAG TACCTGGGACacgtggaggtggaggagtccAGGGGGATGCACATCTGCGAGGATGCAGTGAAGCGGCTGAAGACG GACAGGAAATTCTTCAAAGGATTCTTTGCAAAA gctgGGAAGAAGCCGGTGCGGGCTGTGTTGTGGGTGTCGGCAGATGGTCTTCGTGTTGTAGACGACAAAACAAAG gaccTGATCCTGGACCAGACAATAGAGAAGGTGTCGTTCTGCGCTCCGGACCGGAACTTTGAGAGGGCGTTCTCCTACATCTGCAGGGACGGCACCACGCGACGCTGGATCTGCCATTGTTTTATGGCCATCAAAGACTCA GGAGAGCGCCTCAGTCACGCTGTGGGCTGCGCCTTCGCCGCCTGTCTGGAACGAAAACAGAAGCGGGAGAAGGAGTGTGGGGTCACGGCGACCTTTGACGCCAACAGAACCACTTTCACCCGCGAGGGCTCATTTCGTGTTACTACGGCAACAGAGGCGGCAGAGCGGGAGGAAGTCATGAGGCAGCTACAGGATGCTaaaaaag cagagacagatgtgAAGGTTGCTGGGAACTCAGCCACCAGTGTGACAAACTCCTCAGCACACCAGACAGGAGGTTCACCATCCCCCTCGTCCTCCCCGCCCCTCTCTGTGTCCGCCCTGGGACCTCAGGCGATCCCCCGCAGACACGCGCCGGCCGAGGCTCTTGCCAGGCAGGGCTCCTTCAGGGGCTTCCCGGCCCTCAGTCAGAAGACGTCTCCCTTCAAACGACAGCTGTCGCTGCGCATGAACGAGCTGCCCTCCACCATGCAGCGCAAGTCCGACTTCCCCATGAAAAACACAG TACCTGAGGTAGAAGGCGAAGGTGACAGCATCAGTTCGCTGTGTACCCAGATCACAACAGCATTCAGTGGCCCCCCGGAGGACCCCTTCTCCTCGGCACCGATGCCCAAGCCGGCTTCATCCCCACAGTCTCCTGTAGCACCAG gaagtgactggTCATCACCTACTCCAGTGATAGTAGTCCCCCCCTCATCCTCCCCAGCTATACCCTCCCACAAACGCACGCCATCAGAAGCGGACCGGTGGTTAGACGAAGTCACCAAGTCTGTCCGAGCTCCGCAGCCTAATCCGATCATGGCAGCGGCATCGCCCCCCACCCAGCAGTTCACTGCCCCCGTGCCGATTCCTGTGGCGCCCGTTCCCTCTGTTCCCTTCATGTCCTCTCTGCCCCCCGCCGTGCCCATGTTGCCCCCTCGCCAGCCTGCCTTCCACGCTCAGGCTCCAGCCTCCTACCCAGTGTCCAACGGGCTGCCGTTCCCTCAGCCCAGTGTGCCTGTGGTCGGCATCACTCCTTCACAGATGGTGGCTAATGTGTTCGGCTCAGCCACGCAACCCCAGCCGTTCCCCGTCCCTGCGTCTACGACCCCCCAGCACGATGTCCAGGCCGTCGGCAGCGTCAGCCCGTTCATCAAACCCCCGCAGTCCGCGGTCATGAACCCTGTTCACCTCCAGCCATCCAATGGCAGTGTGACCTTTAACGGAGCAGACAGCTGGGCAGCTCCGTCCCAACTCGCTCCATCCTCCCCAGCCTCCCAGCCGCccccacagcagcaggaagatgCCTTTGAGGCCCAGTGGGCAGCTTTGGAGAGCCGCTCACGCCAGCGCACCACACCCTCCCCGACGAATCCCTTCTCCACCGAGCTGCACAAGACCTTCGAGATCCAGCTCTGA
- the numb gene encoding protein numb homolog isoform X2, whose translation MNKLRQSFRRKKDVYVPESSRPHQWQTDEEAVRSGKCSFAVKYLGHVEVEESRGMHICEDAVKRLKTDRKFFKGFFAKAGKKPVRAVLWVSADGLRVVDDKTKDLILDQTIEKVSFCAPDRNFERAFSYICRDGTTRRWICHCFMAIKDSGERLSHAVGCAFAACLERKQKREKECGVTATFDANRTTFTREGSFRVTTATEAAEREEVMRQLQDAKKETDVKVAGNSATSVTNSSAHQTGGSPSPSSSPPLSVSALGPQAIPRRHAPAEALARQGSFRGFPALSQKTSPFKRQLSLRMNELPSTMQRKSDFPMKNTVPEVEGEGDSISSLCTQITTAFSGPPEDPFSSAPMPKPASSPQSPVAPVNGTAPAFSVAVAAAAVATANPPVLAPALPARETNPWAKTPAGAPASAQPGSDWSSPTPVIVVPPSSSPAIPSHKRTPSEADRWLDEVTKSVRAPQPNPIMAAASPPTQQFTAPVPIPVAPVPSVPFMSSLPPAVPMLPPRQPAFHAQAPASYPVSNGLPFPQPSVPVVGITPSQMVANVFGSATQPQPFPVPASTTPQHDVQAVGSVSPFIKPPQSAVMNPVHLQPSNGSVTFNGADSWAAPSQLAPSSPASQPPPQQQEDAFEAQWAALESRSRQRTTPSPTNPFSTELHKTFEIQL comes from the exons ATGAATAAGCTACGGCAGAGCTTCCGCCGGAAGAAAGACGTCTACGTGCCGGAGTCCAGTCGGCCGCACCAGTGGCAGACAGACGAGGAGGCGGTCCGCAGCGGCAAATGCAGCTTTGCAGTCAAG TACCTGGGACacgtggaggtggaggagtccAGGGGGATGCACATCTGCGAGGATGCAGTGAAGCGGCTGAAGACG GACAGGAAATTCTTCAAAGGATTCTTTGCAAAA gctgGGAAGAAGCCGGTGCGGGCTGTGTTGTGGGTGTCGGCAGATGGTCTTCGTGTTGTAGACGACAAAACAAAG gaccTGATCCTGGACCAGACAATAGAGAAGGTGTCGTTCTGCGCTCCGGACCGGAACTTTGAGAGGGCGTTCTCCTACATCTGCAGGGACGGCACCACGCGACGCTGGATCTGCCATTGTTTTATGGCCATCAAAGACTCA GGAGAGCGCCTCAGTCACGCTGTGGGCTGCGCCTTCGCCGCCTGTCTGGAACGAAAACAGAAGCGGGAGAAGGAGTGTGGGGTCACGGCGACCTTTGACGCCAACAGAACCACTTTCACCCGCGAGGGCTCATTTCGTGTTACTACGGCAACAGAGGCGGCAGAGCGGGAGGAAGTCATGAGGCAGCTACAGGATGCTaaaaaag agacagatgtgAAGGTTGCTGGGAACTCAGCCACCAGTGTGACAAACTCCTCAGCACACCAGACAGGAGGTTCACCATCCCCCTCGTCCTCCCCGCCCCTCTCTGTGTCCGCCCTGGGACCTCAGGCGATCCCCCGCAGACACGCGCCGGCCGAGGCTCTTGCCAGGCAGGGCTCCTTCAGGGGCTTCCCGGCCCTCAGTCAGAAGACGTCTCCCTTCAAACGACAGCTGTCGCTGCGCATGAACGAGCTGCCCTCCACCATGCAGCGCAAGTCCGACTTCCCCATGAAAAACACAG TACCTGAGGTAGAAGGCGAAGGTGACAGCATCAGTTCGCTGTGTACCCAGATCACAACAGCATTCAGTGGCCCCCCGGAGGACCCCTTCTCCTCGGCACCGATGCCCAAGCCGGCTTCATCCCCACAGTCTCCTGTAGCACCAG TGAACGGCACAGCTCCAGCCTTCTCCGTTGCCGttgccgctgctgctgttgctactGCTAACCCCCCAGTTCTGGCCCCCGCTCTGCCTGCTCGAGAAACTAACCCCTGGGCTAAGACCCCAGCAGGGGCCCCGGCCTCAGCACAGCCAG gaagtgactggTCATCACCTACTCCAGTGATAGTAGTCCCCCCCTCATCCTCCCCAGCTATACCCTCCCACAAACGCACGCCATCAGAAGCGGACCGGTGGTTAGACGAAGTCACCAAGTCTGTCCGAGCTCCGCAGCCTAATCCGATCATGGCAGCGGCATCGCCCCCCACCCAGCAGTTCACTGCCCCCGTGCCGATTCCTGTGGCGCCCGTTCCCTCTGTTCCCTTCATGTCCTCTCTGCCCCCCGCCGTGCCCATGTTGCCCCCTCGCCAGCCTGCCTTCCACGCTCAGGCTCCAGCCTCCTACCCAGTGTCCAACGGGCTGCCGTTCCCTCAGCCCAGTGTGCCTGTGGTCGGCATCACTCCTTCACAGATGGTGGCTAATGTGTTCGGCTCAGCCACGCAACCCCAGCCGTTCCCCGTCCCTGCGTCTACGACCCCCCAGCACGATGTCCAGGCCGTCGGCAGCGTCAGCCCGTTCATCAAACCCCCGCAGTCCGCGGTCATGAACCCTGTTCACCTCCAGCCATCCAATGGCAGTGTGACCTTTAACGGAGCAGACAGCTGGGCAGCTCCGTCCCAACTCGCTCCATCCTCCCCAGCCTCCCAGCCGCccccacagcagcaggaagatgCCTTTGAGGCCCAGTGGGCAGCTTTGGAGAGCCGCTCACGCCAGCGCACCACACCCTCCCCGACGAATCCCTTCTCCACCGAGCTGCACAAGACCTTCGAGATCCAGCTCTGA
- the numb gene encoding protein numb homolog isoform X4 yields the protein MNKLRQSFRRKKDVYVPESSRPHQWQTDEEAVRSGKCSFAVKYLGHVEVEESRGMHICEDAVKRLKTAGKKPVRAVLWVSADGLRVVDDKTKDLILDQTIEKVSFCAPDRNFERAFSYICRDGTTRRWICHCFMAIKDSGERLSHAVGCAFAACLERKQKREKECGVTATFDANRTTFTREGSFRVTTATEAAEREEVMRQLQDAKKETDVKVAGNSATSVTNSSAHQTGGSPSPSSSPPLSVSALGPQAIPRRHAPAEALARQGSFRGFPALSQKTSPFKRQLSLRMNELPSTMQRKSDFPMKNTVPEVEGEGDSISSLCTQITTAFSGPPEDPFSSAPMPKPASSPQSPVAPVNGTAPAFSVAVAAAAVATANPPVLAPALPARETNPWAKTPAGAPASAQPGSDWSSPTPVIVVPPSSSPAIPSHKRTPSEADRWLDEVTKSVRAPQPNPIMAAASPPTQQFTAPVPIPVAPVPSVPFMSSLPPAVPMLPPRQPAFHAQAPASYPVSNGLPFPQPSVPVVGITPSQMVANVFGSATQPQPFPVPASTTPQHDVQAVGSVSPFIKPPQSAVMNPVHLQPSNGSVTFNGADSWAAPSQLAPSSPASQPPPQQQEDAFEAQWAALESRSRQRTTPSPTNPFSTELHKTFEIQL from the exons ATGAATAAGCTACGGCAGAGCTTCCGCCGGAAGAAAGACGTCTACGTGCCGGAGTCCAGTCGGCCGCACCAGTGGCAGACAGACGAGGAGGCGGTCCGCAGCGGCAAATGCAGCTTTGCAGTCAAG TACCTGGGACacgtggaggtggaggagtccAGGGGGATGCACATCTGCGAGGATGCAGTGAAGCGGCTGAAGACG gctgGGAAGAAGCCGGTGCGGGCTGTGTTGTGGGTGTCGGCAGATGGTCTTCGTGTTGTAGACGACAAAACAAAG gaccTGATCCTGGACCAGACAATAGAGAAGGTGTCGTTCTGCGCTCCGGACCGGAACTTTGAGAGGGCGTTCTCCTACATCTGCAGGGACGGCACCACGCGACGCTGGATCTGCCATTGTTTTATGGCCATCAAAGACTCA GGAGAGCGCCTCAGTCACGCTGTGGGCTGCGCCTTCGCCGCCTGTCTGGAACGAAAACAGAAGCGGGAGAAGGAGTGTGGGGTCACGGCGACCTTTGACGCCAACAGAACCACTTTCACCCGCGAGGGCTCATTTCGTGTTACTACGGCAACAGAGGCGGCAGAGCGGGAGGAAGTCATGAGGCAGCTACAGGATGCTaaaaaag agacagatgtgAAGGTTGCTGGGAACTCAGCCACCAGTGTGACAAACTCCTCAGCACACCAGACAGGAGGTTCACCATCCCCCTCGTCCTCCCCGCCCCTCTCTGTGTCCGCCCTGGGACCTCAGGCGATCCCCCGCAGACACGCGCCGGCCGAGGCTCTTGCCAGGCAGGGCTCCTTCAGGGGCTTCCCGGCCCTCAGTCAGAAGACGTCTCCCTTCAAACGACAGCTGTCGCTGCGCATGAACGAGCTGCCCTCCACCATGCAGCGCAAGTCCGACTTCCCCATGAAAAACACAG TACCTGAGGTAGAAGGCGAAGGTGACAGCATCAGTTCGCTGTGTACCCAGATCACAACAGCATTCAGTGGCCCCCCGGAGGACCCCTTCTCCTCGGCACCGATGCCCAAGCCGGCTTCATCCCCACAGTCTCCTGTAGCACCAG TGAACGGCACAGCTCCAGCCTTCTCCGTTGCCGttgccgctgctgctgttgctactGCTAACCCCCCAGTTCTGGCCCCCGCTCTGCCTGCTCGAGAAACTAACCCCTGGGCTAAGACCCCAGCAGGGGCCCCGGCCTCAGCACAGCCAG gaagtgactggTCATCACCTACTCCAGTGATAGTAGTCCCCCCCTCATCCTCCCCAGCTATACCCTCCCACAAACGCACGCCATCAGAAGCGGACCGGTGGTTAGACGAAGTCACCAAGTCTGTCCGAGCTCCGCAGCCTAATCCGATCATGGCAGCGGCATCGCCCCCCACCCAGCAGTTCACTGCCCCCGTGCCGATTCCTGTGGCGCCCGTTCCCTCTGTTCCCTTCATGTCCTCTCTGCCCCCCGCCGTGCCCATGTTGCCCCCTCGCCAGCCTGCCTTCCACGCTCAGGCTCCAGCCTCCTACCCAGTGTCCAACGGGCTGCCGTTCCCTCAGCCCAGTGTGCCTGTGGTCGGCATCACTCCTTCACAGATGGTGGCTAATGTGTTCGGCTCAGCCACGCAACCCCAGCCGTTCCCCGTCCCTGCGTCTACGACCCCCCAGCACGATGTCCAGGCCGTCGGCAGCGTCAGCCCGTTCATCAAACCCCCGCAGTCCGCGGTCATGAACCCTGTTCACCTCCAGCCATCCAATGGCAGTGTGACCTTTAACGGAGCAGACAGCTGGGCAGCTCCGTCCCAACTCGCTCCATCCTCCCCAGCCTCCCAGCCGCccccacagcagcaggaagatgCCTTTGAGGCCCAGTGGGCAGCTTTGGAGAGCCGCTCACGCCAGCGCACCACACCCTCCCCGACGAATCCCTTCTCCACCGAGCTGCACAAGACCTTCGAGATCCAGCTCTGA
- the numb gene encoding protein numb homolog isoform X3, whose translation MNKLRQSFRRKKDVYVPESSRPHQWQTDEEAVRSGKCSFAVKYLGHVEVEESRGMHICEDAVKRLKTAGKKPVRAVLWVSADGLRVVDDKTKDLILDQTIEKVSFCAPDRNFERAFSYICRDGTTRRWICHCFMAIKDSGERLSHAVGCAFAACLERKQKREKECGVTATFDANRTTFTREGSFRVTTATEAAEREEVMRQLQDAKKAETDVKVAGNSATSVTNSSAHQTGGSPSPSSSPPLSVSALGPQAIPRRHAPAEALARQGSFRGFPALSQKTSPFKRQLSLRMNELPSTMQRKSDFPMKNTVPEVEGEGDSISSLCTQITTAFSGPPEDPFSSAPMPKPASSPQSPVAPVNGTAPAFSVAVAAAAVATANPPVLAPALPARETNPWAKTPAGAPASAQPGSDWSSPTPVIVVPPSSSPAIPSHKRTPSEADRWLDEVTKSVRAPQPNPIMAAASPPTQQFTAPVPIPVAPVPSVPFMSSLPPAVPMLPPRQPAFHAQAPASYPVSNGLPFPQPSVPVVGITPSQMVANVFGSATQPQPFPVPASTTPQHDVQAVGSVSPFIKPPQSAVMNPVHLQPSNGSVTFNGADSWAAPSQLAPSSPASQPPPQQQEDAFEAQWAALESRSRQRTTPSPTNPFSTELHKTFEIQL comes from the exons ATGAATAAGCTACGGCAGAGCTTCCGCCGGAAGAAAGACGTCTACGTGCCGGAGTCCAGTCGGCCGCACCAGTGGCAGACAGACGAGGAGGCGGTCCGCAGCGGCAAATGCAGCTTTGCAGTCAAG TACCTGGGACacgtggaggtggaggagtccAGGGGGATGCACATCTGCGAGGATGCAGTGAAGCGGCTGAAGACG gctgGGAAGAAGCCGGTGCGGGCTGTGTTGTGGGTGTCGGCAGATGGTCTTCGTGTTGTAGACGACAAAACAAAG gaccTGATCCTGGACCAGACAATAGAGAAGGTGTCGTTCTGCGCTCCGGACCGGAACTTTGAGAGGGCGTTCTCCTACATCTGCAGGGACGGCACCACGCGACGCTGGATCTGCCATTGTTTTATGGCCATCAAAGACTCA GGAGAGCGCCTCAGTCACGCTGTGGGCTGCGCCTTCGCCGCCTGTCTGGAACGAAAACAGAAGCGGGAGAAGGAGTGTGGGGTCACGGCGACCTTTGACGCCAACAGAACCACTTTCACCCGCGAGGGCTCATTTCGTGTTACTACGGCAACAGAGGCGGCAGAGCGGGAGGAAGTCATGAGGCAGCTACAGGATGCTaaaaaag cagagacagatgtgAAGGTTGCTGGGAACTCAGCCACCAGTGTGACAAACTCCTCAGCACACCAGACAGGAGGTTCACCATCCCCCTCGTCCTCCCCGCCCCTCTCTGTGTCCGCCCTGGGACCTCAGGCGATCCCCCGCAGACACGCGCCGGCCGAGGCTCTTGCCAGGCAGGGCTCCTTCAGGGGCTTCCCGGCCCTCAGTCAGAAGACGTCTCCCTTCAAACGACAGCTGTCGCTGCGCATGAACGAGCTGCCCTCCACCATGCAGCGCAAGTCCGACTTCCCCATGAAAAACACAG TACCTGAGGTAGAAGGCGAAGGTGACAGCATCAGTTCGCTGTGTACCCAGATCACAACAGCATTCAGTGGCCCCCCGGAGGACCCCTTCTCCTCGGCACCGATGCCCAAGCCGGCTTCATCCCCACAGTCTCCTGTAGCACCAG TGAACGGCACAGCTCCAGCCTTCTCCGTTGCCGttgccgctgctgctgttgctactGCTAACCCCCCAGTTCTGGCCCCCGCTCTGCCTGCTCGAGAAACTAACCCCTGGGCTAAGACCCCAGCAGGGGCCCCGGCCTCAGCACAGCCAG gaagtgactggTCATCACCTACTCCAGTGATAGTAGTCCCCCCCTCATCCTCCCCAGCTATACCCTCCCACAAACGCACGCCATCAGAAGCGGACCGGTGGTTAGACGAAGTCACCAAGTCTGTCCGAGCTCCGCAGCCTAATCCGATCATGGCAGCGGCATCGCCCCCCACCCAGCAGTTCACTGCCCCCGTGCCGATTCCTGTGGCGCCCGTTCCCTCTGTTCCCTTCATGTCCTCTCTGCCCCCCGCCGTGCCCATGTTGCCCCCTCGCCAGCCTGCCTTCCACGCTCAGGCTCCAGCCTCCTACCCAGTGTCCAACGGGCTGCCGTTCCCTCAGCCCAGTGTGCCTGTGGTCGGCATCACTCCTTCACAGATGGTGGCTAATGTGTTCGGCTCAGCCACGCAACCCCAGCCGTTCCCCGTCCCTGCGTCTACGACCCCCCAGCACGATGTCCAGGCCGTCGGCAGCGTCAGCCCGTTCATCAAACCCCCGCAGTCCGCGGTCATGAACCCTGTTCACCTCCAGCCATCCAATGGCAGTGTGACCTTTAACGGAGCAGACAGCTGGGCAGCTCCGTCCCAACTCGCTCCATCCTCCCCAGCCTCCCAGCCGCccccacagcagcaggaagatgCCTTTGAGGCCCAGTGGGCAGCTTTGGAGAGCCGCTCACGCCAGCGCACCACACCCTCCCCGACGAATCCCTTCTCCACCGAGCTGCACAAGACCTTCGAGATCCAGCTCTGA
- the numb gene encoding protein numb homolog isoform X6, with product MNKLRQSFRRKKDVYVPESSRPHQWQTDEEAVRSGKCSFAVKYLGHVEVEESRGMHICEDAVKRLKTAGKKPVRAVLWVSADGLRVVDDKTKDLILDQTIEKVSFCAPDRNFERAFSYICRDGTTRRWICHCFMAIKDSGERLSHAVGCAFAACLERKQKREKECGVTATFDANRTTFTREGSFRVTTATEAAEREEVMRQLQDAKKAETDVKVAGNSATSVTNSSAHQTGGSPSPSSSPPLSVSALGPQAIPRRHAPAEALARQGSFRGFPALSQKTSPFKRQLSLRMNELPSTMQRKSDFPMKNTVPEVEGEGDSISSLCTQITTAFSGPPEDPFSSAPMPKPASSPQSPVAPGSDWSSPTPVIVVPPSSSPAIPSHKRTPSEADRWLDEVTKSVRAPQPNPIMAAASPPTQQFTAPVPIPVAPVPSVPFMSSLPPAVPMLPPRQPAFHAQAPASYPVSNGLPFPQPSVPVVGITPSQMVANVFGSATQPQPFPVPASTTPQHDVQAVGSVSPFIKPPQSAVMNPVHLQPSNGSVTFNGADSWAAPSQLAPSSPASQPPPQQQEDAFEAQWAALESRSRQRTTPSPTNPFSTELHKTFEIQL from the exons ATGAATAAGCTACGGCAGAGCTTCCGCCGGAAGAAAGACGTCTACGTGCCGGAGTCCAGTCGGCCGCACCAGTGGCAGACAGACGAGGAGGCGGTCCGCAGCGGCAAATGCAGCTTTGCAGTCAAG TACCTGGGACacgtggaggtggaggagtccAGGGGGATGCACATCTGCGAGGATGCAGTGAAGCGGCTGAAGACG gctgGGAAGAAGCCGGTGCGGGCTGTGTTGTGGGTGTCGGCAGATGGTCTTCGTGTTGTAGACGACAAAACAAAG gaccTGATCCTGGACCAGACAATAGAGAAGGTGTCGTTCTGCGCTCCGGACCGGAACTTTGAGAGGGCGTTCTCCTACATCTGCAGGGACGGCACCACGCGACGCTGGATCTGCCATTGTTTTATGGCCATCAAAGACTCA GGAGAGCGCCTCAGTCACGCTGTGGGCTGCGCCTTCGCCGCCTGTCTGGAACGAAAACAGAAGCGGGAGAAGGAGTGTGGGGTCACGGCGACCTTTGACGCCAACAGAACCACTTTCACCCGCGAGGGCTCATTTCGTGTTACTACGGCAACAGAGGCGGCAGAGCGGGAGGAAGTCATGAGGCAGCTACAGGATGCTaaaaaag cagagacagatgtgAAGGTTGCTGGGAACTCAGCCACCAGTGTGACAAACTCCTCAGCACACCAGACAGGAGGTTCACCATCCCCCTCGTCCTCCCCGCCCCTCTCTGTGTCCGCCCTGGGACCTCAGGCGATCCCCCGCAGACACGCGCCGGCCGAGGCTCTTGCCAGGCAGGGCTCCTTCAGGGGCTTCCCGGCCCTCAGTCAGAAGACGTCTCCCTTCAAACGACAGCTGTCGCTGCGCATGAACGAGCTGCCCTCCACCATGCAGCGCAAGTCCGACTTCCCCATGAAAAACACAG TACCTGAGGTAGAAGGCGAAGGTGACAGCATCAGTTCGCTGTGTACCCAGATCACAACAGCATTCAGTGGCCCCCCGGAGGACCCCTTCTCCTCGGCACCGATGCCCAAGCCGGCTTCATCCCCACAGTCTCCTGTAGCACCAG gaagtgactggTCATCACCTACTCCAGTGATAGTAGTCCCCCCCTCATCCTCCCCAGCTATACCCTCCCACAAACGCACGCCATCAGAAGCGGACCGGTGGTTAGACGAAGTCACCAAGTCTGTCCGAGCTCCGCAGCCTAATCCGATCATGGCAGCGGCATCGCCCCCCACCCAGCAGTTCACTGCCCCCGTGCCGATTCCTGTGGCGCCCGTTCCCTCTGTTCCCTTCATGTCCTCTCTGCCCCCCGCCGTGCCCATGTTGCCCCCTCGCCAGCCTGCCTTCCACGCTCAGGCTCCAGCCTCCTACCCAGTGTCCAACGGGCTGCCGTTCCCTCAGCCCAGTGTGCCTGTGGTCGGCATCACTCCTTCACAGATGGTGGCTAATGTGTTCGGCTCAGCCACGCAACCCCAGCCGTTCCCCGTCCCTGCGTCTACGACCCCCCAGCACGATGTCCAGGCCGTCGGCAGCGTCAGCCCGTTCATCAAACCCCCGCAGTCCGCGGTCATGAACCCTGTTCACCTCCAGCCATCCAATGGCAGTGTGACCTTTAACGGAGCAGACAGCTGGGCAGCTCCGTCCCAACTCGCTCCATCCTCCCCAGCCTCCCAGCCGCccccacagcagcaggaagatgCCTTTGAGGCCCAGTGGGCAGCTTTGGAGAGCCGCTCACGCCAGCGCACCACACCCTCCCCGACGAATCCCTTCTCCACCGAGCTGCACAAGACCTTCGAGATCCAGCTCTGA